One Microvirga thermotolerans DNA window includes the following coding sequences:
- the groL gene encoding chaperonin GroEL (60 kDa chaperone family; promotes refolding of misfolded polypeptides especially under stressful conditions; forms two stacked rings of heptamers to form a barrel-shaped 14mer; ends can be capped by GroES; misfolded proteins enter the barrel where they are refolded when GroES binds), which yields MAAKDVKFSSDAREKMLRGVDILADAVKVTLGPKGRNVVIEKSFGAPRITKDGVTVAKEIELADKFENMGAQMVREVASKTNDIAGDGTTTATVLAQAIVREGAKAVAAGMNPMDLKRGIDLAVAEAVKDIKARAKKVKSSDEVAQVGTISANGDTDIGTMIANAMQKVGNEGVITVEEAKTAETELDVVEGMQFDRGYLSPYFITNAEKMVAELEDPYILIHEKKLSSLQPMLPILEAVVQTGKPLLIIAEDVEGEALATLVVNKLRGGLKIAAVKAPGFGDRRKAMLEDIAILTAGQTISEDLGIKLENVTLNMLGRAKRVRIEKENTTIIDGAGSKKDIEARVAQIKAQIEETTSDYDREKLQERLAKLAGGVAVIRVGGATEVEVKEKKDRVDDALNATRAAVEEGIVPGGGTALLRAKAAVAKLSSDNADVKAGINIVLRALEAPIRQIAANAGVEGSIVIGKINDNKSDTYGFNAQTEEFVDMLQAGIVDPAKVVRTALQDAASVAGLLVTTEAMVAELPKKESAPAMPGGGMGGMDF from the coding sequence ATGGCTGCCAAAGACGTTAAGTTTTCCTCCGACGCACGCGAGAAGATGCTGCGCGGCGTCGACATCCTCGCCGACGCGGTGAAGGTGACCCTCGGCCCGAAGGGCCGCAACGTGGTCATCGAGAAGTCGTTCGGCGCGCCGCGCATCACCAAGGACGGCGTCACCGTCGCCAAGGAGATCGAGCTCGCCGACAAGTTCGAGAACATGGGCGCCCAGATGGTCCGCGAGGTCGCCTCGAAGACCAACGACATCGCCGGCGACGGCACCACGACGGCGACGGTGCTCGCCCAGGCGATCGTCCGCGAGGGCGCCAAGGCCGTGGCCGCCGGCATGAACCCCATGGACCTCAAGCGCGGCATCGATCTCGCCGTCGCCGAGGCCGTGAAGGACATCAAGGCCCGCGCCAAGAAGGTGAAGTCCTCCGACGAGGTCGCCCAGGTCGGCACGATCTCCGCCAACGGCGACACCGACATCGGCACGATGATCGCCAACGCGATGCAGAAGGTCGGCAACGAGGGCGTCATCACCGTCGAGGAGGCCAAGACCGCCGAGACCGAGCTCGACGTGGTCGAGGGCATGCAGTTCGACCGCGGCTATCTCTCGCCCTACTTCATCACCAACGCCGAGAAGATGGTGGCGGAGCTCGAGGATCCCTACATCCTCATCCATGAGAAGAAGCTCTCCTCGCTCCAGCCCATGCTGCCGATCCTCGAGGCGGTGGTGCAGACCGGCAAGCCGCTGCTCATCATCGCCGAGGACGTGGAGGGCGAGGCGCTCGCCACCCTCGTGGTCAACAAGCTGCGCGGCGGCCTGAAGATCGCCGCCGTCAAGGCGCCGGGCTTCGGCGACCGCCGCAAGGCCATGCTCGAGGACATCGCCATCCTCACCGCCGGCCAGACCATCTCCGAAGACCTCGGCATCAAGCTCGAGAACGTGACCCTCAACATGCTGGGCCGCGCCAAGCGCGTCCGCATCGAGAAGGAGAACACCACGATCATCGACGGCGCCGGCTCGAAGAAGGACATCGAGGCCCGCGTCGCGCAGATCAAGGCGCAGATCGAGGAGACCACCTCGGACTACGACCGTGAGAAGCTGCAGGAGCGCCTCGCCAAGCTCGCGGGCGGCGTCGCGGTGATCCGCGTCGGCGGCGCGACCGAGGTCGAGGTGAAGGAGAAGAAGGACCGCGTCGACGACGCCCTCAACGCCACCCGCGCGGCGGTCGAGGAAGGCATCGTCCCCGGCGGCGGCACGGCTCTGCTGCGCGCCAAGGCCGCGGTCGCGAAGCTCTCCAGCGACAATGCCGACGTGAAGGCCGGCATCAACATCGTCCTGCGCGCCCTCGAGGCTCCCATCCGCCAGATCGCCGCGAATGCCGGCGTGGAAGGCTCGATCGTGATCGGCAAGATCAACGACAACAAGTCCGACACCTACGGCTTCAACGCCCAGACGGAAGAGTTCGTCGACATGCTCCAGGCCGGTATCGTCGATCCGGCGAAGGTCGTGCGCACGGCTCTCCAGGACGCCGCCTCGGTGGCCGGCCTGCTCGTCACGACCGAGGCCATGGTCGCCGAGCTGCCGAAGAAGGAATCCGCTCCGGCGATGCCGGGCGGCGGCATGGGCGGCATGGACTTCTAA
- the groES gene encoding co-chaperone GroES gives MKFRPLHDRVVVRRVESEEKTKGGIIIPDTAKEKPQEGEVIAVGPGARDESGKVVPLDVKAGDRVLFGKWSGTEVRIDGEDLLIMKESDIMGVVAK, from the coding sequence ATGAAGTTCCGTCCGTTGCACGACCGCGTCGTCGTCCGCCGCGTAGAGAGCGAGGAGAAGACGAAGGGCGGCATCATCATCCCCGATACCGCCAAGGAAAAGCCGCAGGAGGGCGAGGTGATCGCCGTCGGCCCCGGCGCCCGCGACGAGAGCGGCAAGGTCGTTCCGCTGGACGTGAAGGCCGGCGACCGCGTGCTGTTCGGCAAGTGGTCCGGCACGGAAGTGCGCATCGACGGCGAGGATCTCCTCATCATGAAGGAATCCGACATCATGGGCGTCGTCGCGAAGTAA